One genomic region from Leguminivora glycinivorella isolate SPB_JAAS2020 chromosome 8, LegGlyc_1.1, whole genome shotgun sequence encodes:
- the LOC125229014 gene encoding proteasome maturation protein, with protein MSFGLPPLKVKPEVGSDIKVQEGPFGVPDPFTAGLGATKANVGISHPLEVSERNYRLNEDKMNMAMLRNIQGLHAPMKINMELNFANKVGRLPFLPSSNLQRDVLTGRDIEIGFEDILNTPELCEVAGQPHAVIERSLGLL; from the exons ATG AGTTTCGGTCTGCCTCCGTTGAAAGTGAAGCCCGAGGTCGGCAGCGACATCAAAGTGCAAGAAGGTCCTTTTGGAGTCCCAGATCCATTTACGGCCGGGCTGGGAGCTACCAAGGCGAATGTCGGCATCTCTCATCCTTTAGAAGTATCTGAACGAAAT TACCGGTTGAACGAAGACAAAATGAACATGGCAATGCTCCGGAACATCCAGGGCCTCCATGCACCGATGAAAATCAATATGGAATTGAATTTTGCAAATAAG gTGGGTCGCCTACCCTTCCTACCCAGCTCCAACCTTCAGCGCGACGTCTTAACCGGCCGAGACATTGAAATAGGCTTCGAAGACATCCTCAACACACCTGAACTGTGCGAAGTAGCTGGCCAACCCCATGCTGTGATTGAAAGGTCTCTTGGGCTTCTGTGA